Proteins encoded in a region of the Salinicoccus sp. RF5 genome:
- the carA gene encoding glutamine-hydrolyzing carbamoyl-phosphate synthase small subunit — protein MLKEKRYLVLEDGTVYEGYPFGANRASEGELVFNTSMTGVQEVITDLSYTDQIITFTYPLTGNTGMNIEDSESFNPQARGVVVREACTDPSNFRTTETLDAFLKRHDIPGISGIDTRSITRKLRSGGVMKAVITDETYHEDLIELLQNSTFRTDQVKRASTKTPYISTGPGPRVVLIDYGKKENIVRQLNSYGCDVTVVPHDTTADEIRQMRPDGVMLSNGPGDPANIPDQIKTVKALLGIPLFGICMGHQLLGLACGAKTYKMKFGHRGSNHPVKNLSTGKIEITSQNHGFSIDPDTLLGTGLEVTHRALNDDTVEGMRHTEYPAFSVQYHPEAGAGPHDPGYLFNEFIELMNIKEANHA, from the coding sequence ATGCTGAAGGAAAAAAGGTATCTGGTACTGGAGGATGGCACCGTGTATGAGGGCTATCCATTTGGAGCGAACAGGGCATCGGAAGGGGAACTCGTCTTCAACACTTCGATGACGGGGGTCCAGGAAGTCATCACAGACCTGTCCTATACGGATCAGATCATCACGTTCACCTATCCGCTTACAGGTAATACGGGCATGAACATAGAGGACAGCGAATCATTCAATCCACAGGCCCGCGGGGTCGTCGTCAGGGAAGCATGTACAGATCCTTCGAACTTCCGTACGACGGAAACGCTTGATGCATTCCTGAAACGCCATGACATACCGGGAATCAGCGGCATCGATACCCGCAGCATCACGAGAAAGCTGAGGAGCGGCGGGGTGATGAAGGCGGTGATCACCGATGAAACATACCACGAGGACCTCATCGAACTGCTGCAGAACTCGACGTTCCGCACGGATCAGGTAAAGCGTGCCTCCACGAAGACACCATACATTTCAACCGGTCCGGGACCACGTGTCGTCCTGATCGACTACGGCAAGAAGGAGAACATCGTCCGCCAGCTGAATTCATACGGATGTGATGTGACGGTGGTGCCCCATGATACGACGGCAGACGAAATCAGACAGATGCGCCCGGATGGTGTGATGCTGTCGAACGGCCCGGGAGACCCGGCGAACATCCCAGACCAGATCAAAACGGTGAAGGCGCTGCTCGGCATCCCATTGTTCGGCATCTGCATGGGCCATCAGCTGCTTGGCCTCGCATGCGGTGCAAAGACATACAAGATGAAATTCGGCCACCGCGGCAGCAACCATCCCGTAAAGAACCTTTCTACTGGAAAGATAGAGATCACCTCACAGAACCACGGTTTCTCGATCGACCCGGATACGCTTTTGGGCACCGGCCTTGAAGTCACACACCGCGCGTTGAACGATGATACTGTGGAAGGGATGCGCCATACAGAATATCCGGCATTTTCAGTGCAGTACCACCCGGAAGCGGGGGCAGGCCCCCACGATCCCGGATACCTTTTCAATGAATTCATAGAACTGATGAACATAAAGGAGGCCAACCATGCCTAA
- a CDS encoding dihydroorotase, with product MKMLLKNGTVLEDNRQVRKDILVDGGRIEEMADNITTEADETVDCTGMLITPGFVDVHVHLREPGGEHKETIETGTRAAARGGFTAICPMPNTRPVPDDAETMADIQRRIRETAHVKVIPYAAITTRQLGRELVDFEALKSAGAFAFTDDGVGVQSADMMLQAMKEGARVGMPIVAHTEENTLIHGGAIHEGKTSEKLGIPGIPSVTESVHIARDVLLAEAAGCHYHVCHVSTKESVRVIRDAKRAGIRVTAEVTPHHLVLDENDIVEKDPNFKMNPPLRSTEDREALIEGLLDGTIDMIATDHAPHAEADKAVGIETAPFGITGSENAFQLLYTKLVRTGTFTLQQLVDWLTVRPSETFGLDMGVLAEGRPADITIINLDRNYVLDKEKFHSKARNTPFHGTALESDIHMTIVDGKIAYKEEA from the coding sequence ATGAAGATGCTTTTGAAAAATGGAACGGTACTTGAAGACAACAGGCAGGTCAGGAAGGACATCCTTGTCGATGGCGGCAGGATTGAAGAGATGGCAGACAACATTACCACGGAAGCCGATGAAACGGTGGACTGTACCGGCATGCTCATCACTCCGGGATTTGTGGACGTGCATGTCCACCTGAGGGAGCCGGGGGGCGAGCACAAGGAGACGATCGAAACGGGCACGCGCGCAGCAGCACGCGGCGGCTTCACGGCCATCTGCCCGATGCCGAACACACGGCCGGTGCCGGATGATGCTGAAACGATGGCGGATATCCAAAGAAGGATCCGGGAGACGGCCCATGTCAAAGTGATTCCATATGCGGCCATCACTACGCGCCAGCTGGGGCGTGAACTGGTCGATTTCGAAGCACTCAAGTCAGCTGGTGCATTCGCATTCACCGATGACGGCGTCGGGGTACAGAGTGCCGACATGATGCTCCAGGCGATGAAGGAAGGTGCCCGAGTGGGCATGCCGATCGTCGCCCACACCGAGGAGAACACGCTTATCCACGGGGGTGCGATCCACGAAGGGAAGACGAGTGAAAAGCTCGGCATCCCGGGCATCCCTTCGGTGACGGAATCGGTACATATCGCACGGGATGTGCTGCTCGCGGAAGCGGCAGGCTGCCACTATCATGTGTGCCATGTAAGTACAAAAGAGAGCGTCCGGGTCATCCGGGATGCAAAGCGTGCAGGCATCCGGGTCACTGCGGAAGTGACGCCGCACCACCTTGTACTGGATGAAAATGATATCGTGGAGAAGGACCCGAATTTCAAGATGAATCCGCCGCTCAGGAGCACGGAGGACCGCGAAGCACTGATCGAGGGGCTGCTTGACGGGACGATTGACATGATTGCGACGGACCACGCCCCGCACGCAGAAGCGGATAAGGCGGTCGGCATCGAGACGGCACCATTCGGCATCACCGGCAGCGAAAATGCCTTCCAGCTGCTTTACACGAAACTCGTCAGAACAGGCACATTCACACTGCAGCAGCTCGTCGACTGGCTGACCGTCAGACCGTCCGAAACATTTGGTCTGGACATGGGTGTGCTGGCCGAAGGCCGGCCGGCTGACATCACCATCATCAATCTGGACAGGAATTATGTACTCGACAAGGAAAAGTTCCATTCGAAGGCGCGCAATACGCCATTCCATGGAACCGCACTGGAATCCGATATCCACATGACGATCGTGGACGGGAAAATCGCCTATAAGGAGGAAGCATAA
- a CDS encoding aspartate carbamoyltransferase catalytic subunit: MNSLLSMNDLSKDDIMRLIRRALEMKAGNYGPLPERKYVANLFFEPSTRTKASFEMAEKHLGITSLPFDVDHSSVTKGESLYDTCRTMEAIGCDALIIRHGVTAYYDEMEGLGIPIINGGDGSGSHPTQSLLDLMTIYDRFGRFEGLKVVIAGDISHSRVARSNQQALAKLGAEVRFSAPEAWQDESIEVPYVALDDVVGDADVIMLLRVQHERHGDEKDFTKTAYHNGYGMTLKRYQRMKDTAIIMHPAPVNRDVEIDGRLIEAPRSVIFEQMNNGVFMRMSVLQEILGSEQ; the protein is encoded by the coding sequence ATGAATAGTCTGCTGTCAATGAATGACCTGTCCAAGGACGATATCATGCGGCTCATACGCCGTGCACTCGAGATGAAGGCGGGAAACTACGGACCGCTTCCCGAAAGGAAGTATGTGGCCAACCTCTTCTTTGAACCATCGACACGGACGAAGGCGAGCTTCGAAATGGCCGAGAAGCACCTCGGCATCACCTCGCTGCCGTTCGATGTCGACCACAGTTCCGTGACAAAGGGCGAGTCGCTCTATGATACGTGCCGCACCATGGAGGCCATCGGCTGCGATGCACTCATCATCCGCCATGGCGTAACCGCCTACTATGATGAGATGGAGGGGCTCGGCATCCCGATCATCAACGGCGGCGACGGGAGCGGTTCGCATCCTACGCAGTCCCTGCTCGACCTGATGACCATCTATGACCGCTTCGGCCGGTTCGAAGGACTGAAGGTGGTAATCGCCGGGGACATCTCCCATAGCCGGGTGGCGAGGAGCAACCAGCAGGCACTGGCGAAGCTTGGTGCCGAAGTCCGGTTCAGTGCACCGGAGGCCTGGCAGGATGAGAGCATCGAAGTCCCATACGTCGCTCTTGACGATGTAGTCGGCGATGCCGACGTCATCATGCTCCTCCGGGTGCAGCACGAACGGCATGGGGACGAGAAGGACTTTACGAAGACGGCGTACCACAACGGATACGGCATGACATTGAAACGGTATCAGCGCATGAAGGACACAGCCATCATCATGCACCCGGCCCCGGTCAACCGTGATGTCGAGATAGACGGCCGGTTGATCGAAGCACCGCGCTCGGTCATCTTCGAACAGATGAACAACGGCGTATTCATGCGCATGAGTGTACTACAAGAAATCCTTGGGAGTGAACAATAA
- a CDS encoding uracil-xanthine permease family protein, with translation MDVHEKPKPAQWLLLSSQHLFAMFGATVLVPFLTGLPISAALIASGVGTLLYILITKGQIPAYLGSSFAFILPITIALGANSLGEVLTALFFSGVLYVIIGFIIRLFGTDWLMNLLPPVVVGPVIMVIGLGLAPVAVDMAMYTDSGNQEGYSMLYIFVAAMTLTITICASIFLRGVLSLIPVLIGIVGGYITAILVGIVDFTGIIETGWFVTPDVHLPFVSYDPTWNFGLMIVMLPIVFVTVSEHIGHQMAINKIVGRNFFRKPGLHRSLIGDGVSTMFSSIIGGPPTTTYGENIGVLAITRIFSVWVIGGAGVLAIILGFIGKFTAVVQSIPTPVMGGVSILLFGIIAASGLRMLIDEQVNLDSKRNLVIASVILVIGIGKAHLDFTIGDIPFNLEGMALAAVAGILLNAILPKEAPVRDE, from the coding sequence CTGGATGTCCATGAGAAGCCGAAGCCGGCCCAATGGCTGCTGCTCAGTTCGCAGCACCTGTTCGCAATGTTCGGTGCAACGGTGCTCGTTCCGTTCCTGACGGGGCTGCCGATATCAGCCGCCCTCATCGCAAGCGGGGTTGGGACGCTGCTCTATATACTCATCACCAAGGGGCAGATTCCTGCATACCTCGGTTCGAGCTTTGCATTCATCCTTCCCATCACCATCGCCCTTGGGGCGAACAGCCTTGGTGAAGTGCTCACCGCGCTGTTCTTCAGCGGTGTACTCTATGTCATCATCGGGTTCATCATCCGGCTGTTCGGTACCGACTGGCTGATGAATCTGCTGCCGCCGGTGGTCGTCGGACCGGTCATCATGGTCATCGGACTCGGACTTGCGCCGGTCGCAGTGGATATGGCGATGTATACGGACTCCGGCAACCAGGAAGGCTACAGCATGCTTTACATATTCGTCGCTGCAATGACGCTCACGATTACCATCTGTGCGTCCATCTTCCTCCGGGGCGTCCTGTCGCTCATACCGGTCCTGATCGGCATCGTCGGCGGCTACATCACCGCCATACTTGTCGGCATCGTAGACTTCACGGGCATCATCGAGACCGGGTGGTTCGTCACACCGGACGTCCATCTGCCCTTTGTCTCCTATGACCCGACATGGAATTTCGGGCTGATGATCGTCATGCTGCCGATCGTATTCGTCACGGTAAGTGAGCACATCGGCCATCAGATGGCCATCAACAAGATCGTCGGACGGAACTTCTTCAGGAAGCCCGGACTCCACCGCTCGCTGATCGGCGACGGTGTATCCACGATGTTCTCAAGCATCATCGGCGGGCCGCCGACAACGACATATGGTGAAAACATCGGTGTGCTGGCCATTACCCGCATCTTCAGCGTGTGGGTCATCGGCGGCGCCGGGGTACTCGCAATCATCCTCGGCTTCATCGGCAAGTTCACTGCCGTCGTGCAGAGCATTCCAACACCCGTCATGGGCGGCGTATCGATCCTCCTTTTCGGGATCATCGCTGCAAGCGGGCTCCGGATGCTCATCGATGAGCAGGTGAATCTGGATTCTAAGAGGAACCTGGTCATCGCTTCCGTAATACTGGTCATCGGCATCGGCAAGGCACATCTCGACTTCACCATCGGCGACATCCCATTCAACCTCGAAGGGATGGCACTTGCTGCAGTCGCCGGTATTCTCTTGAATGCAATTCTACCGAAGGAGGCTCCTGTCCGTGATGAATAG
- a CDS encoding twin-arginine translocation signal domain-containing protein: MDRRDFHKKCGAGTGCP; encoded by the coding sequence ATCGACAGAAGAGATTTTCACAAAAAATGTGGCGCCGGTACTGGATGTCCATGA
- the pyrR gene encoding bifunctional pyr operon transcriptional regulator/uracil phosphoribosyltransferase PyrR: MEPRVILDEAQISRSLTRMSHEILERNKGAEGIVFLGVRTRGEYLARRLQKKMEEIDGVKVPTGTIDITAFRDDRPMDSREAEEAIAVDVPLDDRHVIVVDDVLYTGRTVRAAMDAILNQVRPSKITLAVLVDRGHRELPIRADFVGKNIPTARNEKINVHLEEHDDRNEVTLTK; the protein is encoded by the coding sequence ATGGAACCAAGAGTCATTCTTGATGAAGCGCAGATCAGCCGCTCATTGACGCGGATGTCACATGAAATTCTTGAACGCAACAAAGGTGCTGAGGGCATCGTATTCCTTGGTGTCAGGACGCGGGGGGAATATCTCGCACGCAGGCTGCAAAAGAAGATGGAGGAGATCGACGGGGTGAAGGTCCCCACCGGCACCATCGACATCACCGCCTTCAGGGATGACCGCCCGATGGACAGCAGGGAGGCGGAGGAGGCCATCGCGGTCGATGTGCCGCTCGATGACCGCCATGTCATCGTCGTGGACGATGTACTGTATACGGGCCGGACGGTCCGGGCGGCGATGGATGCGATACTGAACCAGGTCCGTCCGTCGAAGATCACGCTCGCTGTACTGGTCGACAGGGGACATCGGGAACTGCCGATACGGGCGGATTTCGTCGGCAAGAACATCCCCACAGCACGGAATGAAAAGATCAATGTCCATCTCGAAGAGCACGATGACAGGAACGAAGTGACACTAACCAAATAG
- a CDS encoding RluA family pseudouridine synthase translates to MHEITVSDMDSGQRIDRLLAEQLEDTSRSDMQGRIRDGLVKVNGGTVKPNYKVKKDDVVTVEVRELVEADIVPEDLNLDIVHEDDEVAVVNKPKGMVVHPAAGHPSGTLVNGLMHQLDNLSGINGELRPGIVHRIDKDTSGLLMVAKDDVTHRHLVEQLVEKSVTRKYTALVHGTIPHDKGTIEAPIGRNPKERQEMAVVDDGKEAVTHFNVLERYKDFTLVECILDTGRTHQIRVHMKYIGYPLAGDPKYGPRKTLETEGQMLHAGALGFIHPKTGEYLEFTAPLPDQFEDVLETLTPLSE, encoded by the coding sequence ATGCATGAAATTACAGTAAGTGATATGGACAGTGGCCAGAGGATCGACAGGTTGCTTGCAGAACAGCTCGAAGACACATCCCGCAGCGATATGCAGGGACGCATCAGGGATGGACTGGTGAAAGTGAACGGTGGAACGGTCAAGCCCAACTACAAGGTCAAGAAGGATGATGTGGTGACTGTTGAAGTGCGGGAGCTTGTCGAGGCGGACATTGTGCCCGAGGATCTCAATCTTGATATCGTCCATGAGGATGATGAAGTGGCGGTGGTCAACAAGCCGAAGGGCATGGTGGTCCACCCGGCTGCGGGTCATCCGTCAGGCACCCTGGTGAATGGACTGATGCATCAGCTGGACAACCTTTCCGGCATAAACGGGGAACTCCGCCCGGGCATCGTCCATCGTATCGACAAGGATACGAGCGGCCTCCTGATGGTGGCGAAGGATGATGTGACGCACCGGCATCTCGTGGAGCAGCTGGTGGAAAAGAGCGTGACACGGAAATATACAGCACTGGTGCACGGCACGATCCCGCATGATAAGGGGACGATCGAGGCACCGATCGGCAGAAATCCGAAAGAGCGTCAGGAGATGGCCGTCGTCGATGACGGCAAGGAAGCCGTCACACACTTCAATGTGCTGGAGAGGTACAAGGATTTCACACTGGTGGAGTGCATACTGGATACAGGACGCACCCACCAGATCCGTGTGCATATGAAATATATCGGTTATCCGCTTGCCGGCGATCCGAAATACGGACCGAGGAAGACGCTTGAGACAGAGGGGCAGATGCTCCATGCAGGCGCGCTCGGATTCATTCATCCGAAGACCGGAGAATATCTGGAATTTACTGCGCCGCTGCCGGATCAGTTCGAGGATGTACTGGAAACATTGACGCCGCTTTCAGAATAA
- the lspA gene encoding signal peptidase II, with protein MKSYRLIPMTLIGLFILGLDQFTKYLVVRFMEEGESIPVLGKYLELTSHRNSGAAWGMFQGQMIFFYVVTVVVLAILVYVYIKEAKGNFLLQLAIVMLMAGSLGNFIDRILFQEVVDFIDVLIVFYDFPIFNVADSALTIGVILMLLEFFFTGKGDKDA; from the coding sequence ATGAAATCATACAGACTCATCCCGATGACGCTTATTGGGCTGTTCATATTGGGTCTCGACCAGTTCACCAAATATCTGGTCGTCCGCTTCATGGAGGAGGGGGAGTCGATTCCAGTACTCGGCAAGTATCTGGAACTGACTTCCCACCGCAACAGCGGCGCTGCCTGGGGGATGTTCCAGGGACAGATGATCTTCTTCTATGTGGTGACGGTGGTCGTGCTGGCCATACTGGTCTATGTGTATATCAAGGAAGCGAAGGGCAATTTCCTCCTTCAGCTGGCAATCGTCATGCTGATGGCGGGCTCGCTCGGCAATTTTATAGATCGTATTTTATTTCAGGAAGTCGTCGATTTCATCGATGTACTGATCGTATTTTATGATTTTCCGATTTTTAATGTCGCGGACAGCGCCTTGACGATTGGTGTCATACTAATGCTTTTGGAATTCTTCTTTACAGGAAAAGGTGACAAGGATGCATGA
- the ileS gene encoding isoleucine--tRNA ligase: MDYKDTLLMPKTKFKMRGGLINKEPEMQKKWQEDKLYEKKLKLNEGNTPYVLHDGPPYANGSLHMGHALNKIIKDIIIRNKQMRGYYAPYVPGWDTHGLPIEQALTNKGVDRKSMTTEEFRNKCIEFANTQIDQQREGFKRMGIDGEWDNPYLTYKPEFEAAQVRVLKDMVEKGLIYKGKKPIYWSPVNESSLAEAELEYKDKRSPSIYVGFEVEDGKGAVDKGVQLVIWTTTPWTIPANQAVAVHPELNYVQFGYEGKEYIVAEDLLDHFLEEVDFDKDKVTRTKEFKGESLEYVTTSHPLFDRTSLVVLGDHVTTDAGTGCVHTAPGHGDDDFVLGQKYDLEVLSPVDDKGVFTDEAGKYSGLFYDEANKVITEDLEASGTLLKLNFYTHSYPHDWRSKTPVIFRATPQWFASIKNVREDILQAVMDTKFQVPWNQKRMYNMIKNRGDWVISRQRVWGVPLPFFYAENGQEIVNTDVIEHVAQLFETHGSNIWFEWDAKDLLPEGYTHEGSPNGEFTKEMDIMDVWFDSGSTHRGVLATRDYLTYPADLYFEGSDQYRGWFNSSIITSVATKGIAPYKELLSHGFVMDGEGKKMSKSLGNVILPEKVMKQMGADIIRLWVMSSDFEEDVRISDDILKQVSEVYRKVRNTFRFLLGNVADFNPNEDAVAYEDMKEVDQFMMQRFNEMVNLMRDCYDRYDYVSMYQSLQNFINVDLSNFYLDYGKDILYIENEDAHIRRSMQTVLYRILTELNRLLAPVLVHTAEEIHQHTPYVEKESVHLEYLPEEAEVDTALVEKWKHFMDVRDDVLKALEEARNEKVIGKSLEAKVHVTEPEGMSYDEINGALTQLFIVSQVEVVDSLPDGKRYDHISVKVEHAEGTRCERCWNYSTAESIHGGDDDICPRCREVVDQM; encoded by the coding sequence ATGGATTATAAAGATACACTGCTCATGCCGAAGACAAAATTCAAAATGCGTGGAGGGCTCATCAACAAAGAGCCTGAAATGCAGAAGAAGTGGCAGGAAGACAAGCTTTACGAAAAGAAATTGAAACTGAATGAAGGCAATACACCATATGTACTGCACGATGGCCCGCCATATGCCAATGGTTCGCTCCACATGGGGCATGCGCTCAACAAGATCATCAAGGACATCATCATCCGCAACAAGCAGATGCGTGGATACTATGCGCCATATGTCCCGGGCTGGGATACGCATGGACTGCCGATCGAACAGGCACTGACGAACAAGGGTGTCGACCGCAAGAGCATGACGACCGAAGAGTTCAGGAACAAATGCATCGAGTTCGCCAACACCCAGATCGACCAGCAGCGTGAAGGGTTCAAGCGCATGGGCATTGATGGGGAATGGGACAATCCATACCTCACATACAAGCCCGAGTTCGAAGCGGCGCAGGTGCGTGTGCTGAAGGACATGGTCGAAAAGGGCCTGATCTACAAGGGCAAGAAACCGATCTACTGGTCTCCGGTTAATGAATCCTCACTGGCGGAGGCGGAACTTGAATACAAGGATAAGCGTTCCCCGTCCATCTATGTCGGCTTCGAAGTCGAAGATGGTAAAGGTGCAGTGGACAAAGGTGTCCAACTCGTCATCTGGACGACGACCCCGTGGACGATTCCGGCCAACCAGGCGGTTGCGGTCCATCCTGAACTGAACTATGTGCAGTTCGGCTACGAAGGGAAGGAATACATCGTGGCGGAAGATCTGCTCGACCATTTCCTTGAAGAAGTGGATTTCGACAAGGACAAAGTGACCCGGACGAAGGAATTCAAGGGAGAGTCACTCGAGTATGTCACTACAAGCCACCCGCTGTTCGACCGCACAAGCCTCGTCGTCCTCGGTGACCACGTAACGACGGATGCCGGTACAGGCTGTGTCCACACGGCGCCGGGACACGGGGACGATGACTTCGTCCTCGGCCAGAAGTACGACCTCGAGGTACTGAGCCCCGTGGATGACAAAGGTGTCTTCACCGATGAAGCGGGCAAATACTCCGGACTCTTCTATGATGAGGCGAACAAGGTCATCACGGAAGATCTCGAAGCGAGCGGCACGCTGCTGAAGCTGAACTTCTATACGCACTCCTACCCGCACGACTGGCGTTCAAAGACACCGGTCATCTTCCGTGCGACACCACAGTGGTTCGCATCGATCAAAAATGTCAGGGAAGATATCCTGCAGGCGGTCATGGATACGAAGTTCCAGGTGCCATGGAACCAGAAGCGGATGTACAACATGATCAAGAACCGCGGCGACTGGGTCATCTCCCGCCAGCGTGTATGGGGGGTGCCGCTGCCATTCTTCTATGCAGAAAACGGCCAGGAGATCGTCAATACGGATGTCATCGAACACGTGGCGCAGCTTTTCGAAACGCACGGCTCGAACATCTGGTTCGAATGGGATGCCAAAGACCTTCTGCCTGAAGGCTATACGCACGAAGGCTCCCCGAACGGTGAGTTCACGAAAGAGATGGACATCATGGACGTCTGGTTCGACTCCGGCTCCACACACCGCGGTGTGCTGGCGACGCGCGACTACCTGACATACCCGGCGGACCTCTATTTCGAAGGTTCCGACCAGTACCGCGGATGGTTCAACTCCTCCATCATCACAAGCGTGGCGACCAAAGGCATTGCGCCATACAAGGAACTGCTCAGCCATGGCTTCGTCATGGATGGGGAAGGGAAGAAGATGTCGAAATCCCTCGGCAACGTCATCCTGCCTGAGAAGGTGATGAAGCAGATGGGTGCCGACATCATCCGCCTGTGGGTCATGTCCTCCGACTTTGAAGAGGATGTCAGGATTTCTGACGATATACTGAAGCAGGTCTCCGAAGTCTACCGCAAGGTCCGGAACACATTCCGGTTCCTGCTCGGCAACGTTGCGGATTTCAATCCGAATGAAGATGCTGTGGCATATGAGGACATGAAGGAAGTCGACCAGTTCATGATGCAGCGCTTCAACGAGATGGTCAACCTGATGCGCGACTGCTATGACCGCTACGACTATGTGTCCATGTACCAGTCGCTCCAGAACTTCATCAATGTGGATCTTTCGAACTTCTATCTGGACTACGGCAAGGACATCCTCTACATCGAGAATGAAGATGCACACATCAGACGCAGCATGCAGACTGTGCTCTACAGGATCCTTACCGAATTGAACCGTCTGCTGGCACCTGTACTCGTGCATACGGCAGAAGAGATTCATCAGCATACGCCATATGTGGAGAAGGAGAGCGTCCATCTGGAATACCTTCCGGAAGAAGCGGAAGTGGATACGGCACTCGTCGAAAAATGGAAGCACTTCATGGATGTCAGGGATGATGTGCTGAAGGCACTTGAGGAAGCACGGAATGAGAAGGTTATCGGGAAGTCGCTCGAAGCCAAAGTCCATGTGACCGAACCCGAAGGCATGAGCTATGACGAGATCAATGGTGCACTGACGCAGCTCTTCATCGTCTCCCAGGTGGAAGTCGTCGATTCACTGCCGGACGGAAAGCGGTATGATCACATCAGCGTGAAGGTCGAACATGCCGAAGGCACACGCTGCGAGCGCTGCTGGAACTATTCCACAGCCGAATCCATCCACGGCGGCGATGATGACATCTGTCCAAGATGTCGTGAAGTTGTCGACCAGATGTAG
- a CDS encoding DivIVA domain-containing protein — MDREEAVNRKFPTVYRGLDEQEVRAHLRNMQEEIDRRDEKIRQLEGMLDEKEENLNSFRNVETSINEAILTAQRAGDEAKRTAQARAEEIIRAAEAERERVVDEGLARARHIANQTEDMKRQSKIFRARFKMLVEAQLDLLKSDDWDYLLDFDKNLEHRVDDLEAVEKKQDE; from the coding sequence ATGGATAGAGAAGAAGCGGTGAACCGCAAGTTTCCGACAGTATACCGGGGTCTCGATGAACAGGAAGTCCGCGCGCATCTCAGGAACATGCAGGAAGAAATCGACAGGCGGGACGAGAAGATCAGACAGCTTGAAGGCATGCTTGATGAGAAGGAAGAAAATCTGAACAGCTTCAGAAACGTCGAAACGAGCATCAACGAGGCGATCCTGACCGCCCAGCGTGCAGGGGACGAAGCGAAACGCACCGCCCAGGCACGGGCCGAGGAGATCATCCGTGCGGCTGAAGCGGAGCGTGAACGCGTTGTGGATGAAGGTCTCGCGCGTGCCCGTCATATCGCCAATCAGACGGAAGATATGAAACGCCAGTCGAAAATATTCCGTGCACGCTTCAAGATGCTTGTCGAAGCGCAGCTGGATCTGCTGAAGTCGGATGACTGGGACTATCTGCTCGACTTCGATAAGAATCTCGAGCATCGCGTGGATGATCTGGAAGCGGTGGAGAAGAAACAGGACGAATGA